TAAATTCTCAGCCtatgttttttcctttgctaGCTGGTTGTAGGTATCCTGCAGGCTGCTGAGCTGCCAGCGATGGATGTGGGGGGAAGCTCTGACCCCTACGTTAAACTCTACCTCCTCccggacaaaaagaaaaagtttgaaACTAAAGTTCTCAGGAAAAACCTTGATCCCAACTTCAATGAGACTTTCTCATTTAAGGTAAAGGTgctttaaaacaataaataaacaaaataaaatagaatttcaGCACTAGATGTTTATTGTGCATTAATGTGCTGCCCTCTAGGTACCCTACACCGAGCTTGGTGGCAGGACGCTGGTGATGACCGTGTACGACTTTGGCCGTTTCTCAAAACATGATGCTATAGGAGCTGTGAAGATACCAATGAGCACCGCTGATTTCAGCCAGTCTCTTGAAGAGTGGAGGGATCTACAGaaagcagagaaggaggaggtgggagcaaataattaaagaaatgaGATCAGATTACAAACTCTCACTGATggatgatgtgtgtgtctgtgtattagAGTGAGAAGCTTGGAGATGTATGTCTGTCACTTAGGTATGTGCCCACTGCTGGAAGGTTGACAGTGATGATTTTAGAAGCCAAAAACTTGAAGAAAATGGATGTGGGAGGGCTGTCAGGTGGCTAGAGCCATTTAAAACCACACGCAATCACTGCATTTGTGTCTGTACGCACTAATTTAAGCAGATGCAATGAAGGAAGCCAAGCAATAGGCCAAAAAGGCGCATCTGTTATTTGGTGTAAGTGAAAGTCTAAATAGTCGGGACTCAGACCCACTGCACATGTGCCGAACTGACGACATTTCCGGGTTGCTCCTCCTCCGTTAAACCttcgttttctctattttagACCCTTATGTGAAAATCCACTTCATGCAAAATGGGAAAagactgaagaaaaagaaaacaacgatAAAGAAGAACAGTCTGAATCCTTACTACAACGAGTCCTTTAGCTTTGAAGTGCCATGTGAGCAGATAGAGGTACTCGGCGTtcacatttgcatgtttgtcCCTAAAATCTTCCAGCCCCTTATCCTAAcatcacattcacacattcacacatccaATGTCCTTTTTCAAGAACACATACACAGATTCTGAAAAActgatttcctgtgtgtgttccatAGAAAGTGCAGATTGCAGTGACTGTGTTGGACTACGATAAGATTGGCAAAAACGACGCCATTGGGAAAGTGGTGCTGGGTGCCAGCAACACTGGGACTGAGCAACGCCACTGGTCCGACATGCTGGCTAACCCACGCAGGCCAATAGCTCAGTGGCACAGCCTCCGGCATCAAGAGGAAGTAAACTCTTTACTTTTCAGTAAAAAATGATTTAGGGAAGTTGTTTAACACCAGAATTACCTCAAGCAATCTCTTATACCTCATATCTTACCTCTCATATAATTCCCATATGATACAAAAAAGAAATttactttaataaaaatgacaatactCTATACTAACCTTAAGACTGTCACCTGATTTGGTGGAAACATGAACTTGTTCCTTTAGGAATTCTAACTCAAGGGTCTAAGAACAGAAGGTGTCACAACTTTGCAGCTTGAAAAGCCCTCTGAGGCgacaatgtttgtgattttggggtCTTAATAAACTTGGTTTGATTTAGATGCAGCTCTTGGGCATTGCAAGGGTTTTGATTTAATAGACCAAAATTCTAGACCAAAGTACTTATACAAGTACACAATATGTTCTACCTCCCAGTGTAGTTGAAATTTGGAAATTATGTTCTGGCTAGGTTTGTGATTGAAACAGATTTTGAGTCTTTTGGATGTTCAATTTATAGCCAGACCCAAAATGCAGACATAGACACAACACacaggttttattttcaaaaatttaataaaacattaaagtgacagatgactggaaatggaaatggcAATTTACAGGTAAGCAAAGCTGATTAGAACAATTAATctggaaatgagcaaaataGGACAAGACAGGTGATGcaggtaaaaacacaaaagcatgaGAGCAAAAGCTTAATCTACAAAGGTTTTCTAGAAAAGGGGGCCAAGCATTACTGCAGAGGGATTTACAACGATCTGGTGGCTGATCTCAAGCGaattcagcatttttattttatatgggAGAATAGGATGGCTGATCAGCCTGCTGTGTTCTGATGtcccacagcagctggactATTGGTATGTTTGCCACATACAAGATTGATGTGGCATTTGTATTGATCTCACAGTACACTTAAACATCTTAGGGGTAGCAGCATTTCAGCTACCATGAACTGTCAGGATGCTGCCGTTGATTGACAGGAAATGGGGTGGCTGCTCTGTTTTCGGGGTTTAGCAGTGGTTGTCGAAATTGCCTTGGCTGAGTAAAGCCTTGTCCTCTGCCATTGCGATTAAAGGttattcctcctgctgctgctggggcccTTTGTTGCCGAGGATGGATTATTCTATGATGTTGTGGTATGGGCCTTATCAATCCTGGCTCTGGATATGGCCAATTCATTTCTGGTGGTCTTTCAACAGGACGACATTTTATTATTGGTCTTACTGGTTCCTGGGAGGTGCTAAAAGTGGCCTGGTATGGCTCAGGTCTCGAATATGGATAA
The nucleotide sequence above comes from Takifugu rubripes chromosome 9, fTakRub1.2, whole genome shotgun sequence. Encoded proteins:
- the LOC101065793 gene encoding synaptotagmin-1-like; this encodes MGRLHFTLDNNFTDNMLVVGILQAAELPAMDVGGSSDPYVKLYLLPDKKKKFETKVLRKNLDPNFNETFSFKVPYTELGGRTLVMTVYDFGRFSKHDAIGAVKIPMSTADFSQSLEEWRDLQKAEKEESEKLGDVCLSLRYVPTAGRLTVMILEAKNLKKMDVGGLSDPYVKIHFMQNGKRLKKKKTTIKKNSLNPYYNESFSFEVPCEQIEKVQIAVTVLDYDKIGKNDAIGKVVLGASNTGTEQRHWSDMLANPRRPIAQWHSLRHQEEVNSLLFSKK